ACGCTGGGATTAACTGGTCGTGTCACTCAAGCCCACCCTTTGCCGTGGTGGGAATCGCAGCAGGATGGAGCGAGAGGATCTCACTTCGCAGGGGAGGAGGTATCAGGGCGCTCGTTTTGAAGTCACGGTGCGGATAGCAGCAACAGCGGTGCACCAGCCACACCATGAGGTGACGTGAGTCCTGCTCAGCCCTTTCCTCTGCCCAGAGCATGGTGCAAACAGACGGGAACAAGAGCAGCAGAATGCAACAGGAGAAGTGACAGCCTGGGGTCACAGAGGTGTTCTGGAGCGTGCAGCCCGTGCTGCCGAGGGCTCTGAGCCGTCCTGCCTCCTGGCAGGGGGACCATGGCAGAAGGCAGACATGCCTGGCACGGGAATCAGCACCCACACAGCCATGAGAGCTGCCCACAGCAGAAAGGGAGCTGCAGTTTGCTTCCTTTCAGGTCAGATCTTCAGTGTCTAAGAGTAGATATTGTGACTCCTGGCATACCCTGCTTTGTCTCATTAAGTGCTGTGTTCTGGGCTGCAGCCCCCACATGGTGTAGGAGCCCAAGGAGTCGGTGCTCCTGTTTCTCATAAGCTATTTAAGGGTTTTGACCAGCAAACCAGCTCCCTGATTTTGGCAGGTAGGCACTGGGGGCTGGGACTCATCTCATCTGCTTCAGAGACCTGATTCTTCCTCCCACACTGAGTGCCCGCAGCTACCAGTGATGTCATGGGGTGTCTGTGATGGTCCCATGGGCTGGCCCCTCGCAGCACCAGGGGACCTGGAGATGCTTTCCGTGTAGTCCCAGGAGGCTGGGAGCCAGAGTCCTGCTTCTCGAGCATCCAGCCCCCGTGACGCAGAGGAGAGGAGATAGGATTTAAGACTCGTGAGGGCTGAACTGCAGTTCTTCTGTTCCTAAAAATCTGAGGAACGCTCTTCATGGGCTGCCCACAGAAAATGCACTGGGCAGAAATCTGGGCTTGAGGTGGCCATGGGGTGAATCGCTGATGTTCGCTGCAACCTCTGCCAGAGAGGAGGTGATCAGAGGAAAGGTCTCATCTTGGGAACATCCAGTTAAGCCAAGGCAGTGCCAGGAGAAGGGGTTGGGAGTGCAATGGATAGACGAGAAGAACCCTAACTTCTAAAACCAGGTTTTATTAGAGGAGCAAAATTTTCCAGCTGCAGGGTATCCAGCAGCTTTAAGGGCTTTCTGGAAAACGGCTGCATGTCACTGTGGAAAGGCTGGAGCTATTCTATTAAAGGAAACCCAGTTGAAACGTTTGTTATTGGCCATAATTCAGCAATGAAGGCAAAGCAAGACAAAAGTCAGGGCCAGAAGTTGTCCAGTCTCTGGAGAACAGCACTGCATCTCAGaaggaagatgtttttaaaaacattggCCTGGGAAGTGCAAAGAGACAGTGATATTTGGGGTCAGAAAGGtctgagcagaagggaaggggaaTAACTGAGTTCCTCATTAAAATAACAGAGTAATAGCTGAGGCGGGACAGGGCAAGAAGTTGTTTACATCGCTCTGGGCTTTAGCACATAGAGCATGGCCAAGGGGGTCGTGCTAGATCTGCGTGTGTCCCAGAGCTGGAAGCCAAGGTCCTTTGACCCTTGCTTCATGCCAGAAGAATCTAAATGTGCCAAGAGAGAAACTCTTTGCTGCCTGAGAATGGTCTTACCAGGGAGCCCACTGGGGCCAGAGCTCTGCGGGGCGTATGGCGGGTGCGAGCAGGGTATCTCGCAACACTGGCCCATGGTTTTTGCTCTTAGCCAAGGACCAGGAGGGTTGCCCCGGTGCTGCTGCAGGTAGAGCAATGCCAGATCCCTTTGTGAGTGGGTCTGTATCACGCAGACCTGCACTTGGCTGTTCTTGGCAAGCAGGGTCAGCAGAAGCCTCGCAGTCCCACTTCCTCCCGCAGTCTCTGGCAACCAGGTTTAGTAGCTCTCAGGACTCGGCCAAGGACACAGCATTTTTTCCAGGAATGTTCTTGGCTCTTGAGTTGTCCCTGAGTTACTCAAAAGTGACTGAGGAACGGAGGAAAGGAACAGCTTGGCCAGCTTGTTGTGGCTTAGCTTGGCTCCAGCAACCCTCTCGCACGCCTGGATCATAGTGGCAATGGGTACCCAAATACCCAGGAACGACCTGCCTTTGCCCACGGGCCCCCTCAACAGACTGCTCCGTGCAGTGGGACATTCTCAGGGGACAGCCCTGTCCCTTGGGAGCACTCACATGTCTTGTGCCCAGCCGCCTCAGCCCCCTTCACGTGTGGTCACGCTGAGGGATGGTGGGGTGCTGGTGCCTCACTCCAGCTCTGGCTGGGAATTGGGATAGCTGGGCAGGACAGAGGGGACACTGAGGCTCCTTTAGACCCCACGTGACTAGGAAGGCATCTCCACAGGATGATGCAGATGCCCAAGGTTAGAGCTGTGGGTTTGATCTCAGAGTCTCGTAGTGGCTCTGGACACCTTTGTAGGACTCGGCAGCATGTGTAGGACAGACTGAAACCCCTCAGGCAGTGATACCAGATTAGCTCATTAGTTATGGATCCATAATTATGCCTAAACCCCCTATGACAAATAACCAAGCTCAGCTTCCTTCCCTTGCCAGTCTGGTCTGGGACCCCCCAGCTGACCAACAGGTTTTGGTGAGCTGTCTCTCTGTCTCCCAGATCTTCCTTTACCCCAGAGGCTTCCCCAGTTCCCTGCTCTCCCACCTCCAAAAGCTCCTCCATCACTCAGGATTTGTGCAGGACAGATGGAGCTTTGCTGGTGGCTACCCATGTCCTAAGCCACATGCCAAGAGATGAGCTGGAAAATGTCCTGTTGGCTGCAAGAGGACTTTATTatcccagcagaggctgggagaaaGGGACAGTCTCTTGGCCTGGACGTCATCCCCCAGCCCTACAGCTCTGGATGGATTCTGGTTGCTTTGCAAGGAGCACGGCTCTGGATGGAGAATCTCTGTTGGGGACAAAGCCATGTGCCAGGCAGCCAGCACGCCAAAATAGCTCTGCCAGGGGAGGTGCTCCGGTGGGCTTCAGAGCACATGCAGAAATTACCCATGTGGCTGAAACCATTCCTGGATTAATTAAATTCAGCTGGTCCAGCTGTCCTTCTGCAGCCACCTGCACCTTCTTTTAGGAGGGCACTGGTGTGGGGAAATTTGGTTACAAGCGGTGGTAACTCCTTGGTGCTTGCAAGAGTGTAAGTGCAAGACCTGTGCCTACAAGTGGACGTGCAGCTCAACTGACTTTGCTAAATAGGTGCCAGTTCCACATGCAAGCAGTTGCCTCTTGCTTTGCTCCATGTTTTCCCCTTACATTGCCCAAGAACAGATGTCCCCCCAGGGGCAGGCGAGGACTGTGCCCCGCTGCTCGGGGGTGTGTGAAGCCAGTGTAGCACCCATCAGCCGCATTGGAGATAACCCCACATTTTCCAGGGGTGCTGATGGTTGGGGTGGGTCTGAGCCTGACTCAGGCTTCCCCTCTCATGCTCTTTATGCTCTGATAGCAGCTGGGGGGTGATATCTCACGGCTGGCTTCCAAGAGGCCACCAGAGCTGCAGGTGACCTTAGAGACTGAGTCAGTGTCAAGCCTGCAGGCTGAGTTCACTATTTCTGGAGCCATTTTAACATGAACTGCAGGTGCAGGTTTGGCTCTGAGATCTTTTTCTGAGGGTCCCATTTCCTCCTGGGGTACAGTGTGCCATGTGCCACCAGCAGTGACCCTCATGGAAGAGCCATCCTGGACTCTTCAGGCCTCCCCCTTTCAGCCAAGCCCTCCTTGAACCCAGATGGGGCACAGCTCCCCGGAGCCAACGCGGAGCTGCTCGGCAGCACGTGCCCCCCAAGTCTCCCATCCTTACATCTTGTTCTCTAGCTGAGCCGAGCACATGGCCAGCGTGCTGGGGCAGTATGTTCAGCCTGGTAATCTGGGCCATGAGGGACTCTTCCCAGGACATACCTCTGAAAATAACTGCAGGCTGGTGAGAGCTGGCCCCTTCCAAAGACAAAACATTTCTTCTACAAATCCATTTCCATGTCCCCTCTGCCAGGGACTGACGTAAGAGCAGCAACCAGGCTACAAAGTGCCCCTTCCCTCCAGCTCGGGTGCAAGTCCCTGGGTAACCCATCCTTCCCACTCCTCTCCAGCGTGTTCCCCTTTCACTTAGAAATCTGCTTGTGTGTACAGCGGGGTGACCAGATCAATACCTACCACCCAAGCAGTGATTTTCTACCCCAAAATGAGCTGTGGGGCTTTCAGGGCAGGAGGCGAGAACCTCGCTCCACCATCACATCCCCACCACCCACAGCAGATGTTGgcagcccctctgctccgctcccGGCCATCCCCGGCTCAGCCAGCCGCTCCgtccccagccccatcccttGCTCAGCGTCGGGAGCGGTGCTGCAAACACTCAGATTCCAGGCAAGAAGTTCCCCGTCTCCTTTGCCTTTTAAGGAAACATCTGAGTGGGTTTGAGGGTTACAAATGCTAACAAGCGATGGCAATGCTCATTTCAGTCTATTTAGAGGAATCGGGAAGGCATTTCAGTTCATCAAAACACTGGTGATTAATCAGCCAAGTACCAGGCTGTTTTCATTAGTCTTATTTTTAAAGGTCTGACACGCTGTGTAAAAATATTCCCCTAATAATCGTGCTCACAGCAAAGGGAATGGCACGGGAGGGGGTGCAGCGGCACTGGTTTCTAGGTATCCAAGGTAAATATGTCAGCGCGGCGGAGAGGAGCGAGCAGGCAGGACTCAAGATGGCCATAGAGAGGGTACAGGGCTGGCACTGGCTGCTGCAGATGGAGACAACCTGGCTGGTGGCCTGGGCTGCAGGAGAAGGAGCGCCGGTTggtgcagggacaggcagggtTTCAAGCTCGGGGGGAAGGAtgcatttctctcttttcttctgcgTTATCCTGCCACGCAGCACCTCTGCTGACCTCCAAGAGCTGGAGCAACGTGATTCACTTCCAGCACCATAATCAGTGAGCAGAGAGTGGGCCGGTGTCACCACCTGGAGCAGAGCCGGGGTGGCAGGGCAGACCGAGAGCCCGGGGATGGGTgcaagggcaggcagggacacaGGCTCCTTCCTGGGCACACACATGGCCTAGAGCAGCTTCTGGGCTGGCTTTAGAGATCTCACCAGTCTCCACCGAGGGACAGAGAGCGCCTCGTGCGGGCAGTGGCAGGTGGGTAAGAGTGACCCTTGGTTTTAGAAACACAGATCTGATCTCTGGCCTGCAAGTTTTTGCTCCCGACTCCTCCCTTTCTGCTGCTCCTGGTGGAGGTGGGGGCTTGCAGAGGGCCTCCTGCAGCGAGTGCCACGACCAAGGCAGCTCTGCTTTAAATGGAACAGCTTAAACACCTCTTACTCCTTGCTGCCAGCCAGCACTTTCTGCAATAACTTGCAGCTCTTTGATAAGACTCTACCAGTGCATCCCAAATTTGCTGGACACACGTGATCTCGCAAACGCTGCCCGCAGTGGCAGTGACACCCGTGGCCAGTCACTACACATCTGTTGCCTTCCCATTTTCCCCTGCCTGAGGGCACAGCAGGCTCCTTTTCTACATCTTGCTTTCTGGCTCCAGTGACCTCCTTCCACAGACTTGCTCCATGCCACAGCACCTGGACATGAGGCAACACACCGGTGGATGGAAGCTTTAATGAGAACAGCACTAACAATGTAATAACGAGACATTCCCAGCACTTGCCACAGGAGCTTTGCTAAGCAGGGATTTGCTATGCATCTTATTTTGCTCTAGTTTCATCTTGTCTGGAGAATTCTTTTGCCTTCTCTGAGCATGGGAGATGTTGCAGGTTCTTCTCTCCAGggttttcctccctttctccaagATCTGCTCATTCCTGGTCAAAGTTTTTGCTCTGCTTAGTCTGGGACAGAGCTTAGGGGAGACTCAGGGCTCCCCACGGTCAAGTTGTGTGAGCTCGGGCTGGGAAGGAAAAGGCTTTTTGGAGCAGTTGGTGTGGAGATGAGGCTGATGGCTCTGAGTCAGTGAGTGCCCAGCCTCTGGACACGagagggctgcagagccctggaGGGGGCAACTGTCTCTTCTCGCAGAAACATGCAAGAAACCTCCAACCCAGGACATCCCCAAGCTCCTTTGAGAGGCACCGTTGGGCATGGGTGTGGGGGGAGAGTGAGACAGCAGAGTCCCCATCCCACACACCTCCTGCCCAGTCTCCTGCCAGGACAGACGTGGCTCTTCCTTCACCCAAGTGCTTCAGGATGTCACTGAGCATCCTCgcaccagccctggggacagggcaTGTCTTGATGAGACGGGCCACTGGCTCAGTGCCAGAGGAGGTGGCATCACCTGCTCTCTGCATCCCCCAGGACAGGGGGGTTCTGGCATTGGGGCACCTCTGGGAGCCCCATCCCTCCTCCTTGGGGTTTGCAGCAGCAAGGGGCTGTGTGGTCGCACGGGTGGGCTCTGTAGGGGCCTGGCATATGCCCTTCTGTCTCCTGTTTGGGCCTGCACAGGGGAGCCAAGAAATCTCTTAACTAAATAAACAGCTCTCTCGTCCCAGATGGCATCTGTTTATACGCCAGGTACAAACAGTCCTGACAGCTGGCCTGCTCACAGCCAGGCCAGTTCTTTCCACAAAAAAGCAGTCCCCGAGGGCCAGCAGTGCTGCGCACTGGGAAGGCAGAGCCACACTCTGCCCCAGCACGGACACCACGGGGACCTGGGCTGGGGAAGACACTGTGGCCAGGGCGttgtctggaggaggaggccagCCCTGACTGCAGACCAGGGTGTCTGGACTCTGATTTGGGGGTTCAAGGCACTGGGTGACACCACAGTGCTGGCCCAGACCTGAGAAGGTCCAGGGAGTTCCTAGAGGCATCACAACTTCATCTCCCAGAGGcatctttcttcctcctttccctgaAGTCCTGAAGTCCCCCCAGCAAACACAACATTCGCTCTGCCACCCCTCACCTTggtgcttcctcctcctcctgcaatCAGCATTGCTGTGGTCAAGCTGAGAATGCCCAGATTAATCCTGCAGCTGTAGATCTGAGCCTGATCTAACCACGGCTCTGTGGCTGGGCTGCCAGCTAGCGGTGTCTCAGCATGTTACCCTCTGCTCATCTCTGGACAGAAGCCCCACGGCACTGGCTGGAACACAGAGCTGAGCCATGCGGCCAAAACCAGGCACCCAGGAAAATCCAGGCCAGACATGAGGTTGCAGAACAAGGAGAAGGAGATTTAAATTACCAAACCCCGATGCAGACTTCATGGTAGGATCCTCCTCTGTGCAACAAACTCTGTTACAATGTCAGGGCTCCATCTGTCTTCAGTTATCTGTTCATAGCGCTGGCTCCTCTGTTGGGAGTGGAGGTGCCTCATATCTGATGTTCGGGGAGATGAATCCTGCCCTGGTGCCCTGCTCTTACTGCATTGCTGTGACAAAGTcttggtcacagaatcacagagtcacagaatcattcagcttggaaaagccccttgggatcatcgagtccaaccctcagcccgactccacaaagttctcccctaccccacatccccccacagctcatcccaacgtcccttaaacccccccagggatggggactcccccctccctgggcagcctgttccactctctgaccactctgtctgggaaacatttttccctcatgcccagcctgaccctcccctgtggcagtttccagccgttccctcttgtcctgtccctgatcccctgggagcagagcccagccccatcctctctgcaatgtcctgtcgggagctgcagagagggatgagggctcccctcagcctcctcctcctcacactgaacactcccagctccttcactggcttctcacaggatttattctccaggcccttccccagcctcgttgccctcctctgccctcgctccagcccctccagatctctctgggattgaggtgcccaaacctggacacaacgctccaggtgtggcctcaccagtgccgagcacagggggactgtcacctccctgctcctgctggtcacactatttctgatccaagccaggaggccgttggctttcttggccacccgggcacactgccggctcctgttcagctgctcgtcaatgagaacccccagatccttttcttccagacagctccagccacacctccccgagcctgcagccatgcaggggggggttgtggcccaagtgcatgagctggcacttggccttgttgaagctcatcccattaatgttggcccactaatccaatctatccaagtctctctgtatgCAGGTTCTGTGCCTGCATCTCTCCAAACACACAAGGAAGCAAATATGGTGCCATAAGGAAACCAACACACTGGAAGGCTGCGTGCACTGAGCTGGGATCAAAGGCTTTGGTTGCAGAAGCAGAACGTGTCATAACAATGCTGGTGGAAGACTCTTCCCAGCCCCATCGGCCATGGGTGAAGTGCAACAAGGCATTTGTTGTGTCCGGCAGCTGCCGGCGCTGGCTGTGGTCAGCAGCAACGCACAGCACAGGCTGTGCCAAGGGTGAGGGTCAGGTGCTTGACAAAAGTACCAAAAATCACATGAAAAGGGGGTTTGACTGGCAAGAGGCAGATGATCAAATGGCCCTAAAGCATGAAGCGAAAGAGGAAAATCCTTTGCTGCCAGAGGTAGTTTGTACAGAAGTAGCCATCAAGCCTCGGGGTTGCATCCCTCCGCGTGCAGGGAGGGTGTTGTCACTGCCTGAAGGTCAGACAAAAGCTGGTCTAAGCTCCTCTGGCACATCGACGTCCCACGAACACAACAGGGGCATCGTGATAAACataaaaacaaaggcaaaagctGCTTCTGAAGAGTGAATATACAAGGGGGCAGACAAACTGAAAGCACCGGTGCTTGCCAGCCCACTGAGGTATGAGCGGGCGTCTTGGCTGGATCGGAGATAAAAGAAGCAACTCAGGAGGCCCAGGGCACTGCTGCGTGACTGCTTGTCACAGAGACACGGGCAGATCCCGGGGGCAGGGAAGGGGTTGCCAGTTTGTTCCATTTGTGGTGACAAATTAATatggtaagagattaatccctttATGTTCTAGCCAGAGATTAGGGGAGCTAGAAGTGGCTGGACTCATCTCTTAATAGCTATGCTAATTATTGCCGTGGCTATAGGCCTGGCACCAGATGCACAACAGCCTGTAGGCTGTAGctccagttgcattcaagagaagccgtcaggttcacgaatagtacggtttatgcttatgcaacatctacaggtTCTTTGTGATTGCCTACGATAAACGCACAAGCTGTGGGTTGGCTCTCGAGCACTACAGACACAAACGATTGCAATCACGCTTttaattcccaggtaatcactcaGCATAGCCAAGGGCACAAATCTTACTAAAGGCGTCCCTCTGGGGTgggtgaggagcacaaacccatcgatcTGTCACTCCAATTTAATACTGGATTATCATCCctctgagttagatacaaactcggggtagtatttatctaagcgtgtatgtgtgagtgggtggggcTGTGGTCAAGCCTTTGCTTCTTGAGtaacgacacagcacattccttggtgcgagGTGTGCTCTGTTTttgtgggaagagaggaagaacGAGAGATAATGTCTGCAGAGTTGTGCAAACCATTCCTGGAGAAAAgtggaagagcaggagataagtCTGTACAGTTGTGTcaaatattccttgagaaaagcGGAAGATCGGACCGTGCGGCCTCCACCTCGCTccgcattcctccttggtgccatggcaacacaaatcaccgGATCTTCAccctgtcctgtgtttgttctgggctccatgtgttaaggaaatgtgtggtTTGCAGATTTGTGTGTTGTTTTGCGTTTCCCCCACTTCCAACAATCGCCCGTGGGTGAAGTGCAACAAGGCATTTGTTGTGTCCGGCAGCTGCCGGCGCTGGCTGTGGTCAGCAGCAACGCACAGCACAGGCTGTGCCGAGAGTGAGGGTCAGGTGCTTGACAAAAGTACCAAAAATCACATGAAAAGGGGGTTTGACTGGCAAGAGGCAGATGGTCAAATGGCCCTAAAGCatgaagggaaagaggaaaatccTTTGCTGCCAGAGGTAGTTTGTACAGAAGTAGCCATCAAGCCTCGGGGTTGCATCCCTCCGCGTGCAGGGAGGGTGTTGTCACTGCCTGAAGGTCAGACAAAAGCTGGTCTGAGCTCCTCTGGCACATCGACGTCCCACGAACACAACAGGGGCATCGTGATAAACataaaaacaaaggcaaaaactGCTTCTGAAGAGTGAATATACAAGGGGGCAGACAAACTGAAAGCACCGGTGCTTGCCAGCCCACTGAGGTATGAGCGGGCGTCTTGGCTGGATCGGAGATAAAAGAAGCAACTCAGGAGGCCCAGGGCACTGCTGCGTGACTGCTTGTCACAGAGACACGGGGAGATCCCGGGGGCAGGGAAGAGTGTGCCTGCTGCAGTGACACTGCTTTGCCCAGGGCACGCAGCAAAATCTACCTCCTTCCCCAAGACCCCCCCTTTTAAGCTCTTCCCTCCTGTGATGCCTTTGGACACTGGGACAAGGTGTGCTGGGCAAACATCACACACTACAATGCAATAAACGCCGTGTCCCCATTTCCTTGGTTTTCTGCAGGGAGCTCAAAAATGCAAACTCATGTTAGAAGGAGGCTCGTTTCAGAGAGCCCCGAGTCGGGTGTGACTGCTGGATCAGCAGTGTCACCCCTGTCACCGGCTGCGCACGCTCCCCTGCTTGCACACGTATCCAGGCCAGCATGGAAAGTGTTTGGTGACTGGGAAAAACTGCAGAGCATCCAGCTAGAAACCATTTAGCAAAGCCAATAAAGCACCTGGGGTTCACAGAGGTACAGGAGGTACAGGCACTAGATCCATCCCTGGTTAAAAAGGTGTTTAAAAGGAGGATAAAAAAAGGTGACTGAAAAGAGGGTAAAAAAAGGTGATTAAAAAGAGGataaaaaataatgattaaaaagaGGATAATTTGTAGGAGGTATGGTAGGAAGGGGTCAAACAGTGCAGCCTGCTGAGAGAGGTGCATCCTGCAGCTTATTAGGTTACAGTCTGTTCCCTGGGGATGAGGCAGGGCATCCACCAGACCTCTGGAGCCTGCTGGGAAGGGAtggaggcaggaggagagcagagatgcCTCGGAGAGCTGCAGCGGGACCTCGTCTCACCCGGGTCCTGCAGGGTCCATCTACACTCGGGGCGCTCGGATTCTGAACCCTTCCCTGGACCCGGCACCTCGGCTGGGATAAACTTGCCTCTTCCAAAGCCCGAGGCTGCAGCGTGTGAACACGTGGTGGTAAATCACTCAGGTGAGATGGAGGATACTCTGCCCATATTCAGGGCTAAACCATCACGATTCGGAGCAGGTCGCTTACCTCCTTAGAGTCCTGGCCACGAGACTGTCCCCTGCCACAGTGCAGACCCAGCACCAGCTGTCCTCGGGCTCCCCCACGGCATCTCCCTGTTGCTTCCCGGGGACCCCGCGTGATGCTCTCTCAGGTTTCTACCATAAGTGCCTGGTTTAGGGCAGCTCATCCCTCACAGGTGTAGTCTAAGAACTTCCTGAGACCAGACTGTCCTGCATCCCCCTGTGCATCTTCCCCGGCGGCGGTGCTGCCCCGCGGGGCCCTGTGGTTGCTCCTGTGTGACAGAGGTGCAGAGCTGGTGACAATGAGACTGGGCTGGCGAGTCTGGAGATCAGAGGCATCTGTCTCTGTAACACCGCGATGTTTTTCTCTTGTTAGGAAAGCAGATTGGGTGAGAAGAATAAGGGAGCcaagaatgaagaagaaaagggaaaggaagctcCTTCCAAAGACCTGGCCCGGAAACGAGATACAAAAGTGGGGAAAGACTCTAAAAAGGAAGATAGTGTTCAGAAAACAGACCCAAAAGTTAAAGCAGAGGCTGAAACCAAGACCAAAGAGGAGAAGGCTATCAACGATAAAGTCAAGGCCATGGAGAAAAAGCTGATGGGAAAGGACAAAAAGGAGGAAGATAAAGGTTCAGTCTTGAAGAAGGACACAGGGAAGGACAAAAAGGAGGAAGACAAGGGATCAGCATTAAAGAAGGACACAGGGAAGgataaaaaggaggaagaaaagggctCAGCTTTAAAGAAGGATACAGGGAAtgataaaaaagaagaaaaggggtCAGCTTTAAAGAAGGATGAAGGGACggataaaaaggaagaagaagagggtTCAGCAGCAAAGAAGGATGCAGGGAAggacaaaaaggaagaagaaaagggtTCAGCATTGAATAAGGgcccagggaaggagaaaaaggaggaagagaagagttTGGGATCAAAGAAACAggcagaaaaagacacaaaaggtgaagataagaaagaaaaaggcaaaaaagaagaggaaaagggtTCAGCTTTGAAAAAATCAAAGGCAGACGAGAAGGAGAAATCCCAGCCAGAGGCAGAAAAGGCACCGGAGGAGAAACAGGAGGCCACGGTGGCAGCTGAGAGCAGCCCCTCCAAGCCCACCACATCCTCGGATCAGGCCAAGGATGACGAAGCCTCCAGCATTTTCGATGAGCTCATCGAGAAGGTGAAGAACAATGATGCCGAGGTCACCGAAGTGAACGTGAACAACTCGGACTGCATCAACAACGAGACCCTGGTGCGCTTCACCGAGGCCCTGGAGTTCAACACCGTGGTCAAGCTGTTCGCCTTGGCCAACACCCGTGCCGACGACCACGTGGCCTTCGCCATCGCCATCATGCTGAAGTCCAACAAGGTGCTGACGAGCATCAACCTGGACTCCAACCACATCACGGGCAAGGGCATCCTGGCCATTTTCCGGGCGTTGCTGCAGAACAACACGCTGACGGAACTGCGTTTCCACAACCAGCGGCACATCTGCGGGGGGAAGACGGAGATGGAGATCGCCAAGCTCCTGAAGGAAAACACCACGCTCCTGAAGCTGGGCTACCACTTCGAGCTGGCCGGACCACGCATGACAGTCACCAACCTGCTGAGCCGAAACATGGACAAACAGAGGCAGAAACGCCTCCAGGAGCAGAAACTGGCACAGGAGCGT
This window of the Athene noctua chromosome 23, bAthNoc1.hap1.1, whole genome shotgun sequence genome carries:
- the LMOD1 gene encoding leiomodin-1, with product MSKVAKYRRQVSEDPDIDSLLSTLSPEEMEELEKELDVVDPDGNIPLELSQKNQTENSPPGPQNCDTMLNHCEKETRKRIQREHSIDESRLGEKNKGAKNEEEKGKEAPSKDLARKRDTKVGKDSKKEDSVQKTDPKVKAEAETKTKEEKAINDKVKAMEKKLMGKDKKEEDKGSVLKKDTGKDKKEEDKGSALKKDTGKDKKEEEKGSALKKDTGNDKKEEKGSALKKDEGTDKKEEEEGSAAKKDAGKDKKEEEKGSALNKGPGKEKKEEEKSLGSKKQAEKDTKGEDKKEKGKKEEEKGSALKKSKADEKEKSQPEAEKAPEEKQEATVAAESSPSKPTTSSDQAKDDEASSIFDELIEKVKNNDAEVTEVNVNNSDCINNETLVRFTEALEFNTVVKLFALANTRADDHVAFAIAIMLKSNKVLTSINLDSNHITGKGILAIFRALLQNNTLTELRFHNQRHICGGKTEMEIAKLLKENTTLLKLGYHFELAGPRMTVTNLLSRNMDKQRQKRLQEQKLAQERGEKKDLLEVPKPGALPKGSPKPSPQPSPKASPKSSKKGGAPAAPPPPPPPLAPPLINENLRNSLSPATQRKLGDRALPVQEKNSRDQLLAAIRSSNLKQLKKVEVPKLLQ